In Sulfurimonas hongkongensis, the following proteins share a genomic window:
- a CDS encoding Jag N-terminal domain-containing protein yields the protein MIKIESRTLEEAYKDAASSLECSVTQLKIEVVQYPSRGFLGLFKKSAIIVAIKEGEKFDPSQKETNAKQIKEIKKEKAPKLKKQEVKEEFKQSKIAKPSQTIINNTIMPESFVSTQDEEYDDDIESYLANYDDEYDENNEIPSSVEIAKSVQKDINKLFKYICFEIDEIEVSVYDENTLLVEFKGEDAALLIGKEGYRYKALSYMIFNWINTKYQLQLRLEIAEFLKNQEESISRYLNGVKESVERDGRAQTKVLDGVLVQIALRELREIYPDKYVAIRSTRDGLKYIIINDYHTS from the coding sequence ATGATTAAGATAGAGTCAAGAACTCTAGAAGAAGCGTATAAAGATGCTGCTTCTTCGTTGGAGTGTTCTGTTACACAGCTTAAGATAGAAGTTGTTCAGTATCCTTCTAGAGGCTTTTTAGGACTTTTTAAAAAGAGCGCTATTATAGTTGCTATAAAAGAGGGTGAGAAGTTTGACCCAAGCCAAAAAGAGACAAATGCTAAACAAATTAAAGAGATAAAAAAAGAAAAAGCTCCTAAGTTAAAAAAACAAGAAGTAAAAGAAGAATTTAAACAAAGCAAAATAGCTAAGCCAAGCCAAACAATCATAAATAATACCATCATGCCTGAGTCATTTGTTAGTACTCAAGATGAAGAGTATGATGATGATATAGAATCATATCTTGCAAATTACGATGATGAGTATGATGAGAATAATGAGATACCATCAAGTGTAGAGATAGCAAAGAGTGTTCAAAAAGATATAAACAAACTCTTTAAATATATCTGTTTTGAAATAGACGAGATAGAGGTTAGTGTTTATGATGAAAATACCCTTCTAGTTGAGTTTAAAGGTGAAGATGCAGCACTTCTTATCGGAAAAGAGGGCTATAGATATAAGGCACTCTCATACATGATATTTAACTGGATAAACACAAAATATCAACTCCAACTTCGCCTTGAAATTGCAGAGTTTTTGAAAAATCAAGAAGAGTCCATCTCAAGATACTTAAATGGTGTAAAAGAGAGCGTAGAGAGAGATGGAAGAGCTCAAACTAAAGTGCTTGATGGCGTGTTAGTGCAGATCGCTCTAAGAGAGTTAAGAGAGATATATCCTGATAAATATGTAGCTATACGCTCCACTCGTGATGGACTCAAATATATCATTATAAATGACTATCACACTTCATAA
- the mnmE gene encoding tRNA uridine-5-carboxymethylaminomethyl(34) synthesis GTPase MnmE: MMQTDTISAIATANGIGSIAIIRISGDSALSIAKKLSKKQDFSPRYATLSTLYDAQNTLIDESIIIYFKAPYSFTAEDVVEIQCHGGYIVAQSILKATLDAGARLANAGEFSKRAFFNGRIDLSEAEAIAGLIEAKSEDGAKILARQMKGSLKEYIENIRDEIIHILAYSEVSIDYAEEDLPQDLISQIENKLSKLESSLESTLIASKSREGLMQGFKVAIVGKPNVGKSSLLNSLLNYNRAIVSDIAGTTRDTIEEQVRVGSHLIRIVDTAGIRESSDEIERIGIERSLEAIEDSDIVIALFDGSRVMDSEDKQILSLINKHAKDKEVLFVKNKIDLESLFELKEREFDLELNSKDSVVSLIDALKSIMDKSNISDEIMLISQRQVSAVQNTLSNIHEAREPLLDQELEIFSFHLNEAIKEVSSITRPFENDEILDKMFGSFCLGK; this comes from the coding sequence ATAATGCAAACTGATACAATAAGTGCCATAGCTACAGCTAATGGCATAGGCTCTATCGCAATTATTCGTATAAGTGGCGATAGTGCTTTGAGTATTGCAAAAAAGTTAAGCAAAAAGCAAGATTTTTCCCCAAGATATGCAACCTTAAGCACACTCTACGATGCACAAAATACTCTTATAGATGAGTCCATTATCATATACTTTAAAGCTCCATACTCTTTTACTGCTGAGGATGTTGTAGAGATTCAGTGTCATGGTGGCTATATTGTGGCACAAAGTATACTAAAGGCTACTCTTGATGCTGGAGCTAGACTTGCCAATGCTGGAGAGTTTTCTAAAAGAGCTTTTTTTAATGGTCGTATAGATTTAAGTGAAGCAGAAGCGATAGCTGGACTTATAGAAGCTAAGAGCGAAGACGGGGCAAAGATTTTAGCTCGCCAGATGAAAGGTTCGCTCAAAGAGTATATAGAAAATATCCGAGATGAAATAATCCATATACTTGCCTACTCAGAAGTTAGTATAGACTATGCAGAAGAAGATTTGCCACAAGATTTGATAAGTCAAATCGAGAATAAACTAAGTAAACTTGAATCATCACTTGAGTCAACTCTTATAGCATCAAAGTCAAGAGAGGGCTTGATGCAAGGCTTTAAGGTAGCCATCGTTGGAAAACCAAATGTTGGTAAAAGCTCACTTCTAAACTCGCTTCTAAACTACAATAGAGCTATAGTTAGCGATATCGCAGGAACTACAAGAGATACCATAGAAGAGCAGGTAAGGGTTGGATCGCATCTTATCCGCATTGTAGATACTGCTGGCATACGAGAGTCAAGCGATGAGATAGAACGCATAGGAATAGAGAGGTCACTTGAGGCTATAGAAGATTCAGATATTGTTATAGCACTCTTTGATGGTTCAAGAGTTATGGACTCAGAAGATAAGCAGATACTCTCTTTGATAAACAAACACGCAAAAGATAAAGAGGTTCTGTTTGTTAAAAACAAGATAGATTTAGAGAGCCTCTTTGAGCTAAAAGAGAGAGAGTTTGACTTGGAGTTAAACTCAAAAGATAGTGTAGTCTCACTTATAGATGCACTAAAGAGTATTATGGATAAAAGCAATATCTCTGATGAGATTATGCTTATCTCTCAAAGACAAGTATCAGCTGTACAAAACACGCTAAGTAACATCCATGAGGCACGAGAACCTCTGCTAGATCAAGAGCTTGAGATATTCTCTTTTCATCTAAATGAGGCTATAAAGGAGGTCTCCTCAATAACGAGACCATTTGAAAATGATGAGATATTAGATAAGATGTTTGGCTCTTTTTGTTTAGGAAAATAG
- the ruvX gene encoding Holliday junction resolvase RuvX, giving the protein MKYIAIDLGLKRIGLAYCAHKDIVTPLPAIIRKNRNQASCEVKKALKEWEIDAVVIGIPLGGSSEAEMRRRIEHFMNLVDFEGEIFFQDEAGSSKEAEYIIRGEMKQIRDGRIDSISAMIILQRYLRTLKD; this is encoded by the coding sequence ATGAAATATATTGCTATTGATTTAGGACTTAAAAGGATAGGTTTAGCATATTGTGCACATAAAGATATAGTCACTCCACTACCTGCAATTATTAGAAAAAATAGAAATCAAGCATCTTGTGAAGTTAAAAAAGCTTTAAAAGAGTGGGAAATAGACGCAGTAGTTATTGGTATCCCTCTTGGTGGAAGTAGTGAAGCTGAGATGCGAAGACGAATAGAACATTTTATGAATTTAGTAGATTTTGAAGGTGAAATTTTTTTTCAAGATGAAGCTGGAAGTTCTAAAGAAGCAGAGTATATTATCAGAGGCGAGATGAAACAGATCCGAGATGGACGCATAGACTCCATCTCAGCTATGATAATACTGCAAAGATATCTTCGCACACTTAAAGATTAA
- the ilvC gene encoding ketol-acid reductoisomerase encodes MALNVYYDKDCNIELIKGKKVAMIGFGSQGHAHAENLRDSGVEVCVGLRKGGSSWAKAEAKGFEVLTVAEATKVSDVIMILLPDENQSEIYANEIAPNLKDGATIAFGHGFNIHYGRIIPAANINVTMIAPKAPGHTVRSEFVRGGGIPDLIAVGQDPSGRTKELALSYASAIGGGRTAIIETTFKDETETDLFGEQAVLCGGTAALVQAGFETLTEAGYAPELAYFECLHELKLIVDLMFEGGIADMRYSISNTAEYGDYVSGKRVINAESKQAMRDILTEIQDGRFAKDFILEGQAGYPRMNAERNNDKEMLITKTGNKLREMMPWISANKIVNQDKN; translated from the coding sequence ATGGCATTAAATGTTTACTACGACAAAGATTGTAATATCGAACTAATTAAGGGCAAAAAAGTAGCAATGATTGGTTTTGGTTCTCAAGGACACGCTCACGCTGAAAACTTAAGAGATAGTGGCGTTGAAGTATGTGTAGGACTTCGTAAAGGTGGCTCTTCATGGGCAAAAGCTGAGGCTAAAGGCTTTGAAGTTCTAACTGTTGCTGAGGCTACAAAAGTATCTGATGTGATTATGATTCTTCTTCCAGATGAGAACCAATCGGAGATTTATGCTAATGAAATCGCTCCAAACTTAAAAGATGGTGCTACTATCGCTTTTGGTCACGGTTTTAACATTCACTATGGTCGTATTATTCCAGCTGCTAATATCAATGTTACTATGATAGCACCAAAAGCTCCAGGGCATACTGTAAGAAGTGAGTTTGTTCGTGGTGGTGGTATCCCAGATCTAATTGCTGTTGGACAAGATCCAAGTGGTAGAACTAAAGAGTTAGCACTTTCATATGCATCAGCTATTGGTGGTGGTAGGACTGCAATTATTGAGACTACTTTTAAAGATGAGACAGAGACAGACTTGTTTGGTGAGCAAGCTGTTCTTTGTGGCGGTACAGCGGCTTTAGTTCAAGCTGGTTTTGAGACACTAACTGAGGCTGGTTATGCTCCTGAGCTTGCATACTTTGAGTGTTTACATGAACTTAAACTAATCGTTGACTTGATGTTTGAAGGCGGAATCGCTGATATGAGATACTCAATCTCTAATACTGCTGAGTATGGGGACTATGTTTCAGGCAAACGTGTTATCAATGCCGAGAGTAAGCAAGCTATGCGTGACATATTAACAGAGATTCAAGATGGTAGATTTGCAAAAGACTTTATTCTTGAAGGTCAAGCTGGTTATCCTCGCATGAATGCTGAGCGTAACAATGACAAAGAGATGTTGATTACTAAAACTGGTAATAAGCTTCGTGAAATGATGCCGTGGATATCTGCAAATAAGATAGTAAACCAAGACAAAAACTAA
- the holA gene encoding DNA polymerase III subunit delta translates to MYRAEFDKHLQNNSISNSFILFGESHFLIENYAKKLTNIPDASTLSLYHDEYDAKLARAHLSQASLFSDVNVLFIKSEKKVPKKELDELVELCEKNKDNIFVYAYFGSDHKTYSNAYKNKSTMCVRFFNPNHNEALQILLQIAKEKDVNIDKYSIAHLLNIHNSDIALATNEMDKFSVYDKEITTKDIDKLVWGLGEISLDDFIKKILLKKEFKEDLQNILEHGEDEIRVLTTICSYITQLYMFNIYIRVNGRANALEILGYPAPGFVVDEKAALSLKIKPNTYYKLHSLLLDSELKMKSSHIDKSAILLSTLIRVQKLL, encoded by the coding sequence ATGTACAGAGCTGAGTTTGATAAGCATCTTCAAAACAACTCTATATCAAACAGTTTTATTCTCTTTGGGGAGAGCCATTTTCTTATAGAGAACTATGCAAAAAAACTCACAAATATACCCGACGCTTCAACTTTGTCCCTTTATCATGATGAGTATGATGCAAAGCTTGCAAGGGCACATCTATCGCAAGCTTCACTCTTTAGTGATGTAAATGTTTTATTTATCAAAAGTGAGAAAAAAGTCCCAAAAAAAGAGCTAGATGAGTTAGTAGAGCTTTGTGAAAAAAACAAAGACAATATCTTTGTTTATGCTTACTTTGGGAGTGACCATAAAACTTATAGCAACGCTTATAAAAACAAAAGTACAATGTGTGTAAGATTTTTCAATCCAAATCACAATGAAGCACTGCAAATACTACTACAAATCGCAAAAGAAAAAGATGTAAATATAGACAAGTACTCCATAGCTCATCTACTAAATATCCACAACTCAGATATAGCTTTAGCTACAAATGAGATGGATAAGTTTAGTGTTTATGACAAAGAGATAACTACTAAAGATATAGACAAGCTTGTTTGGGGACTTGGCGAGATAAGTTTGGATGATTTTATCAAAAAAATCCTCTTAAAAAAAGAGTTCAAAGAGGACCTACAAAATATCTTAGAGCATGGTGAAGATGAGATAAGAGTCCTAACTACTATCTGCTCATATATAACGCAACTCTATATGTTTAACATATATATTAGAGTAAATGGTAGAGCAAATGCTCTTGAAATACTTGGGTATCCAGCTCCTGGTTTTGTAGTCGATGAAAAAGCAGCACTAAGTTTAAAAATAAAACCAAATACTTACTATAAACTACATAGTTTACTACTTGATAGTGAGTTAAAGATGAAGAGCTCTCATATAGATAAGAGTGCTATTTTACTCTCAACACTAATAAGGGTCCAGAAGTTATTGTAA
- a CDS encoding RNB domain-containing ribonuclease, translating to MKSLLIKLTLGLNEQDISPDELPHINSFLTKGYITKKNNLYKFNSKYRAGTLGLVQKSTAYLNVIGENVRDLFIGEADLADAKEGDLIIAQRLLGARGTPSAKVAEIVGRADSYSVAYIVLKHKKKSLVNLKNDYPVGVELSQEELDKYEIDDVFKVSNQENILMERLGNLQDPKIDEKIVLAQYNKHDEFDEEVLKIAGSFEEVDASHYPNRVDLRSLSFCTIDPVTAKDFDDAIYWDDKNSTLYVAIADVSEYVKPFGAIDNEAIYRSFSIYLPHRSIPMLPRELSETLCSLQPNKDRLSYVFEMKLDLDSLEVKHSKVYEAIIHSKRRFDYEEIDALFEGKVAAKDGAEKEIFDWLKKLRLITDALKKKRLKVGYDFHSNELELELDDESNIVSTSYAEETPSHALIEDCMLLANKEAAAKYSRGIFRIHEEPSQTKLQILYQELAGIGMSIDIKNSIKETITDIQKQAKEMDLVSEVDTLIIRSQMQAKYAPLNSGHFGLGFEAYTHFTSPIRRYSDLIVHRLLKAINNNDTQEGSYVLRNIEVLTMTISEKEREASSIEAEFAQRKFARWANENIEKNFKARITATKPEYRAEIIDEISGARLLITAANNAVLFQDVVVCIDKADIAKAKIYAHVVESSDVQS from the coding sequence TTGAAATCTTTACTAATCAAACTCACCTTAGGGTTAAATGAACAAGACATAAGCCCAGATGAGCTCCCCCATATAAATAGTTTTTTAACTAAAGGCTACATCACTAAAAAAAATAACCTCTACAAGTTTAACTCAAAATACCGAGCTGGAACTCTAGGTCTTGTTCAAAAATCGACTGCTTATTTAAATGTTATAGGTGAAAATGTACGTGACCTTTTTATTGGCGAAGCCGACCTAGCGGATGCTAAAGAGGGAGATCTCATCATCGCTCAAAGACTCTTAGGGGCCAGAGGCACTCCTAGTGCAAAAGTAGCCGAGATTGTAGGTCGTGCTGATAGCTATAGCGTAGCTTACATAGTTTTAAAACATAAGAAAAAATCTTTAGTTAACCTAAAAAATGACTATCCTGTGGGTGTTGAACTCTCTCAAGAAGAGTTAGATAAATATGAGATTGATGATGTTTTTAAAGTGAGTAATCAAGAAAATATCCTTATGGAGAGACTTGGAAATCTACAAGATCCAAAAATAGATGAAAAAATAGTTTTAGCACAGTATAACAAGCATGATGAGTTTGATGAAGAAGTTTTAAAAATAGCAGGTTCATTTGAAGAAGTTGATGCCTCTCACTACCCAAATAGAGTTGATTTACGAAGCTTATCTTTTTGTACCATAGACCCTGTAACTGCAAAAGATTTTGATGATGCCATCTACTGGGATGATAAAAATTCAACTCTTTATGTAGCCATAGCTGATGTTAGTGAGTATGTAAAACCCTTTGGAGCTATTGACAACGAAGCCATATACAGAAGTTTTAGCATCTACCTTCCACATCGCTCCATCCCTATGCTTCCACGAGAGTTAAGTGAGACTCTATGTTCTCTTCAACCAAACAAAGATAGGCTCTCATATGTATTTGAGATGAAGCTAGATTTAGACTCGCTTGAAGTTAAGCACTCTAAGGTTTATGAAGCCATCATACACTCTAAAAGAAGATTTGATTATGAAGAGATAGATGCACTTTTTGAGGGCAAAGTAGCTGCAAAAGATGGTGCTGAAAAAGAGATATTTGACTGGCTAAAAAAACTTCGACTTATAACAGATGCTTTAAAGAAAAAGAGACTAAAAGTTGGTTATGACTTTCACTCTAATGAGCTTGAGTTAGAGCTTGATGATGAGTCAAACATAGTCTCAACCTCTTATGCCGAGGAGACTCCATCACATGCCCTCATAGAAGACTGTATGCTTCTAGCTAACAAAGAGGCTGCTGCAAAATACTCTCGTGGTATCTTTAGAATTCACGAAGAGCCAAGCCAAACAAAACTCCAAATCTTATACCAAGAACTAGCTGGTATCGGTATGTCAATAGACATCAAAAACTCCATCAAAGAGACCATCACAGACATACAAAAACAAGCCAAAGAGATGGATCTTGTTTCAGAAGTAGATACGCTTATCATCCGCTCTCAGATGCAAGCGAAGTACGCACCGCTAAACTCAGGGCACTTTGGGCTTGGATTTGAGGCTTATACACACTTTACCTCGCCCATCAGACGCTACTCAGACCTTATAGTTCATAGACTCCTAAAAGCCATCAACAATAACGATACACAAGAAGGCTCTTATGTGTTAAGAAACATAGAAGTACTCACAATGACCATCAGTGAAAAAGAGAGAGAAGCTAGTAGTATCGAAGCTGAGTTTGCTCAAAGAAAGTTTGCAAGATGGGCAAATGAAAATATTGAGAAAAACTTTAAAGCTAGAATCACAGCAACAAAGCCAGAGTACAGAGCTGAAATCATAGATGAGATTAGTGGGGCTAGACTTTTGATAACTGCTGCAAATAACGCAGTCTTATTTCAAGATGTTGTGGTTTGTATAGATAAAGCAGATATTGCAAAGGCTAAAATTTATGCCCATGTTGTAGAGAGTAGCGATGTACAGAGCTGA
- a CDS encoding HDOD domain-containing protein, which yields MTDEILKKIKQLPPLPESALQIEAVYQDPDSSFNDMVKILEKDPLLTADILKAANSPLYGFSREINAISQAVGLFGMGTVRGFALASIVKKSFALDLSPYNISNDMFSALSKKQHGLTTAWCLRKENKLLGVLSPAAFLVEIGKVLISQQIIADGTIEAFREALDELKNVEAAERKIAGVDTPEVSSTIFKHWRFEEGLVNTIAFCQDPDKAEDQDKRPAQILHVVRTTVPVDGMVTDASVEAAKKLIGRYGLDMPSYEQALENIR from the coding sequence ATGACTGATGAGATACTAAAAAAAATCAAACAATTACCCCCACTCCCAGAGTCTGCACTACAGATAGAAGCTGTCTATCAAGATCCAGATAGTAGCTTTAACGATATGGTAAAAATCCTAGAAAAAGACCCTCTTCTTACCGCTGACATCTTAAAAGCTGCAAATTCGCCACTCTATGGTTTCTCAAGAGAGATAAATGCCATTTCTCAGGCTGTAGGGCTTTTTGGAATGGGAACAGTTAGAGGTTTTGCCCTTGCAAGCATAGTTAAAAAAAGTTTTGCACTTGATCTGTCTCCATATAATATCAGCAACGATATGTTTTCAGCACTCTCAAAAAAGCAACATGGGTTAACCACTGCCTGGTGCTTAAGAAAAGAGAACAAGCTTCTTGGAGTTCTCTCTCCAGCTGCTTTTCTTGTAGAAATTGGTAAGGTGCTAATATCTCAACAAATCATAGCAGATGGAACCATTGAGGCATTTAGAGAGGCTTTAGATGAACTTAAAAATGTTGAAGCTGCTGAGAGAAAAATCGCAGGAGTTGATACGCCAGAGGTAAGTTCTACTATATTTAAGCACTGGAGATTTGAAGAAGGACTTGTAAATACTATAGCATTTTGTCAAGATCCAGATAAAGCAGAAGATCAAGACAAAAGACCTGCACAAATCTTACATGTTGTTAGAACAACCGTCCCAGTAGATGGGATGGTAACAGATGCAAGTGTAGAAGCCGCAAAAAAGTTGATAGGAAGGTATGGACTTGATATGCCAAGCTATGAACAAGCTTTAGAAAACATTAGATAA
- the greA gene encoding transcription elongation factor GreA, translated as MLKEPMTMEGYDLLVEEFKFLLEVEKPKTAEEKLVAAAQGDRSENADYHAAKEKLRFIDKRLFYLNSMIEKSQIIDPSSYSHDKVSFGSTVTILNIESGEEERYTLCGVLESEPENGLISIHSPIAKALIGKEIDDDFKINLPKGKKEYEILEIEYKNIFSLKKNIRTKTDFTFH; from the coding sequence ATGCTTAAAGAACCGATGACAATGGAGGGTTATGACCTTTTAGTAGAAGAGTTTAAGTTTTTACTAGAAGTAGAAAAACCTAAAACAGCTGAAGAAAAGCTAGTAGCAGCCGCACAGGGTGATAGAAGTGAAAATGCTGACTATCACGCTGCAAAAGAGAAACTTCGTTTTATAGATAAAAGACTTTTTTATTTAAACTCCATGATTGAAAAATCGCAAATAATAGACCCATCTTCTTATAGCCATGATAAAGTAAGTTTTGGAAGCACAGTAACAATATTAAATATAGAGAGTGGCGAAGAAGAGAGATATACACTCTGTGGAGTTTTAGAGAGCGAACCAGAAAATGGGCTGATATCTATCCACTCTCCAATAGCAAAAGCTTTGATAGGAAAAGAGATAGATGATGACTTTAAAATCAATCTTCCAAAAGGTAAAAAAGAGTATGAAATTTTAGAAATCGAGTATAAAAACATCTTCTCTTTAAAGAAAAATATTCGAACAAAAACAGACTTCACCTTTCATTAA
- the purL gene encoding phosphoribosylformylglycinamidine synthase subunit PurL: MIQQLPDIETQLINHKLSQDDYTHIKEILKREPNLVELGIFSAMWSEHCSYKSSKVHLKGFPTEAPWVIQGPGENAGVIDIGGGYAAVFKMESHNHPSFIEPYQGAATGVGGIMRDIFTMGARPVASLNALRFGNILNDDKTSAHQRYLVRGVTAGIGGYGNCMGVPTIGGEVSFDECYNGNILVNAFNLGIAKTDEIFYGRADGVGNPVIYVGAKTGRDGLGGAVMSSDSFTEESKSLRPTVQVGDPFTEKLLLEACMELFKTDHVVGIQDMGAAGLTSSSFEMAGRSGAGMIMHLDRVPAREEGMTPYDFMLSESQERMLLCAKKGSEQAIIDIFEKWDLDAAVIGEVTDTGNMELFWHKDKVAEVPVDPVSEEAPELNRPMSRPTYLDALKSVTIDDFETVSNQEAFEKLTKSMEVVDKSWIYTQYDSMVQTNTIKNGGMLDASVIRVKENGKALAMSADCNVRYCYIDPKAGAAAATIEAGRNVAMSGARPLAITDCLNFGNPENPEVMWQFAQACLGIKEACLALSTPVIGGNVSLYNETNGVSVFPTPSIATVGVNDDQNNVLMSSFRGKGNALYLVGESKSEFGGSLYMKELFNKVAGEMPEIDYKRELALWDLVIEGNKKHLLECAKDASSGGVAIALAKMAATSGLGCDVEMSVGDVRDIFAESMSRAIIEVKPENCEAFEAMLDESLACEKIGVVGGDSVRINDVLMSLEELQDNYFNTFKRVIERDL; this comes from the coding sequence GTGATCCAACAACTACCAGATATAGAGACACAGCTTATAAATCATAAACTTTCTCAAGATGATTATACACATATAAAAGAGATTTTAAAAAGAGAGCCAAATTTAGTTGAGCTTGGAATCTTTTCCGCTATGTGGAGTGAACACTGCTCTTACAAATCTTCAAAAGTACACTTAAAAGGATTTCCTACAGAAGCTCCGTGGGTTATTCAAGGTCCGGGTGAAAATGCTGGAGTTATTGATATAGGTGGCGGATATGCTGCTGTATTTAAGATGGAATCACACAATCATCCAAGCTTTATAGAGCCATATCAGGGTGCTGCTACTGGTGTTGGTGGAATTATGAGAGATATCTTTACTATGGGGGCTCGCCCTGTTGCATCTCTAAATGCATTAAGGTTTGGCAACATCTTAAATGATGATAAGACTTCGGCTCATCAAAGATACTTAGTTCGTGGTGTAACAGCTGGCATCGGTGGTTATGGAAACTGTATGGGAGTGCCTACTATTGGTGGAGAAGTTAGCTTTGATGAGTGTTATAATGGCAATATCTTAGTAAACGCTTTTAACTTAGGTATTGCAAAAACTGATGAGATTTTTTACGGTCGTGCTGATGGTGTTGGCAATCCTGTAATCTATGTAGGTGCAAAAACTGGAAGAGATGGACTAGGTGGAGCTGTTATGAGTAGTGACAGCTTTACAGAAGAGTCAAAATCTCTTCGTCCAACTGTTCAAGTGGGAGATCCTTTTACTGAAAAGCTTCTACTAGAAGCTTGTATGGAACTCTTTAAAACTGACCACGTTGTGGGTATCCAAGATATGGGAGCTGCTGGACTTACTTCTTCATCTTTTGAGATGGCAGGGCGGAGCGGTGCTGGTATGATAATGCACCTTGACCGTGTTCCAGCGCGTGAAGAGGGGATGACTCCTTATGATTTTATGCTTAGTGAGTCTCAAGAGCGTATGCTTCTTTGTGCAAAAAAAGGTAGTGAGCAGGCTATTATAGATATATTTGAAAAGTGGGACTTAGATGCAGCGGTTATCGGTGAAGTAACTGATACTGGCAATATGGAACTTTTTTGGCACAAAGATAAAGTAGCTGAGGTTCCAGTTGATCCTGTAAGCGAAGAAGCACCAGAGTTAAATCGTCCTATGAGTCGCCCAACTTATCTAGACGCACTAAAGAGCGTTACAATAGATGACTTTGAGACAGTTTCAAATCAAGAAGCCTTTGAGAAGCTTACTAAGTCTATGGAAGTTGTAGATAAATCATGGATATATACTCAGTATGACTCTATGGTACAAACTAACACTATCAAAAATGGCGGTATGCTTGATGCCTCAGTTATCCGAGTAAAAGAGAATGGCAAGGCTCTTGCTATGAGTGCTGATTGTAATGTTCGTTACTGCTATATAGACCCAAAAGCGGGAGCCGCAGCTGCAACTATAGAAGCAGGGCGAAATGTTGCAATGAGTGGAGCTAGACCTTTGGCTATCACTGATTGTCTAAATTTTGGTAATCCAGAAAATCCAGAGGTTATGTGGCAGTTTGCACAAGCATGTTTAGGTATAAAAGAGGCGTGTCTTGCACTTAGTACTCCTGTTATTGGTGGAAATGTTTCACTCTATAATGAGACAAATGGAGTATCTGTTTTTCCCACTCCATCAATTGCAACAGTTGGTGTAAATGATGATCAAAACAATGTCTTGATGTCTAGTTTTAGGGGCAAGGGCAACGCTCTGTACTTAGTTGGAGAGTCAAAAAGCGAATTTGGTGGTTCACTCTATATGAAAGAACTTTTTAACAAAGTTGCTGGTGAGATGCCAGAGATTGATTATAAAAGAGAGTTGGCACTTTGGGATCTAGTCATAGAAGGAAATAAAAAGCATCTACTAGAGTGTGCTAAAGATGCAAGTAGTGGTGGTGTTGCTATCGCACTTGCAAAAATGGCAGCTACATCAGGCTTAGGATGTGATGTAGAGATGAGTGTAGGTGATGTAAGAGATATCTTCGCTGAGTCTATGAGTAGAGCTATTATCGAAGTTAAGCCTGAAAATTGCGAAGCTTTTGAAGCTATGCTTGATGAGTCACTAGCTTGCGAGAAAATCGGAGTCGTTGGCGGAGATAGTGTTAGAATAAATGATGTTTTAATGAGTCTAGAAGAGTTGCAAGACAACTACTTTAATACTTTTAAGAGAGTTATTGAGAGAGATTTATAA